Proteins from a genomic interval of Pantanalinema sp.:
- a CDS encoding LEA type 2 family protein translates to MRLATPILMSGMLVTTALAGCSGLSDFITERQAITKAEFSFERVELQHMDVPVVTPNAKADLRVILKVKNPNAVTARLDRLDYEVYMEGHQVGAGAMTEDFSVEAGGSKELPLPVAVPYAGLPEPTLQAILARRAQFRIKGISHVSTPLGRLDYPFEVEHTATF, encoded by the coding sequence ATGCGATTGGCAACCCCCATCCTGATGAGCGGCATGCTCGTGACCACCGCCCTGGCGGGCTGCTCGGGCCTGAGCGACTTCATCACCGAGCGGCAGGCGATCACCAAGGCCGAGTTCTCGTTCGAGCGCGTCGAGCTGCAGCACATGGACGTCCCCGTCGTCACCCCGAACGCCAAGGCCGATCTGCGGGTGATCCTCAAGGTCAAGAACCCCAACGCCGTGACCGCGCGCCTGGACCGGCTCGACTACGAGGTGTACATGGAGGGTCACCAGGTCGGCGCGGGCGCCATGACCGAGGACTTCTCGGTGGAGGCCGGCGGCTCCAAGGAGCTGCCCTTGCCGGTGGCCGTGCCCTACGCGGGCCTGCCCGAGCCGACCCTCCAGGCCATCCTGGCGCGCCGGGCGCAGTTCCGGATCAAGGGGATCTCTCACGTCTCGACGCCCCTCGGGCGCCTCGACTACCCCTTCGAGGTCGAGCACACCGCCACGTTCTAG
- a CDS encoding MarR family transcriptional regulator, with translation MSMTQHQAEVLEVPLSKVLRFLGQCRAEATKARALTPSQLGVLRLLNMGGECRMSDVAAAMALSNSACTAMADQLEKRGLVRRRTDPEDRRSVQVAITPEGRAMLQAMLAEIHGALAERLDRLNAADRVRVIEGFEALARVIDEG, from the coding sequence ATGTCGATGACTCAACACCAGGCGGAAGTGCTGGAAGTGCCGCTGAGCAAGGTCCTCCGCTTTCTGGGGCAGTGCCGGGCGGAGGCCACCAAGGCGCGCGCGCTCACCCCCTCGCAGCTCGGCGTCCTGCGCCTGCTGAACATGGGCGGCGAGTGTCGCATGAGCGACGTCGCGGCGGCGATGGCCCTCTCCAACAGCGCCTGCACCGCCATGGCCGACCAGCTCGAGAAGCGCGGCCTGGTGCGCAGGCGGACGGATCCCGAGGACCGGCGCTCCGTCCAGGTGGCGATCACCCCCGAGGGGAGAGCCATGCTGCAGGCGATGCTCGCCGAGATTCACGGGGCCCTGGCCGAGCGCCTGGATCGCCTGAACGCCGCGGATCGCGTGAGGGTCATCGAGGGCTTCGAGGCCCTCGCGCGCGTCATCGACGAGGGCTGA
- a CDS encoding sulfite exporter TauE/SafE family protein, with the protein MDPLLFTLAVLAASLIAGLLGALLGIGGGMILVPFLAIVMHVDIRLAIGASLVSVIATSSGAAIAYLKDRITNVRIGMFLEVGTTTGALVGATIAGFAPASVLALVFGLVLTYSAYQMLQARHQETPPLVSSPAAERLKLASSYYDPALERHVEYGVSGVWPSLGVMGIAGALSGLLGIGSGVFKVLAMDLFMKLPLKVSSTTSNFMIGVTGAASAGVYFFRGDINPYLAAPVALGVLTGSMLGAKLLVRMKSERLRQIFVVVVVFAALQMMWRGLSGLFGGWHG; encoded by the coding sequence ATGGACCCTCTTCTCTTCACGCTGGCCGTGCTCGCGGCCTCGCTCATCGCCGGCCTGCTCGGCGCCCTGCTCGGGATCGGCGGCGGCATGATCCTCGTGCCCTTCCTGGCCATCGTCATGCACGTCGACATCCGCCTGGCCATCGGCGCGAGCCTCGTCTCGGTCATCGCGACCTCGAGCGGGGCCGCGATCGCCTACCTCAAGGACCGGATCACCAACGTCCGGATCGGCATGTTCCTCGAGGTCGGCACCACCACGGGCGCCCTGGTCGGCGCGACGATCGCGGGCTTCGCCCCCGCCTCGGTCCTGGCCCTGGTCTTCGGCCTGGTGCTCACCTACTCGGCCTACCAGATGCTCCAGGCGCGGCACCAGGAAACGCCCCCCCTCGTCTCCAGCCCCGCAGCCGAGCGCCTCAAGCTCGCGAGCTCCTACTACGACCCCGCGCTCGAGCGGCACGTCGAATACGGGGTGAGCGGCGTCTGGCCGAGCCTCGGCGTCATGGGGATCGCAGGCGCCCTCTCGGGGCTGCTGGGGATCGGCAGCGGGGTCTTCAAGGTGCTCGCCATGGACCTGTTCATGAAGCTGCCCCTCAAGGTGTCGAGCACCACCTCCAACTTCATGATCGGCGTGACGGGGGCCGCCTCGGCCGGCGTCTACTTCTTCCGGGGCGACATCAACCCGTACCTGGCAGCTCCCGTGGCGCTCGGCGTGCTCACGGGCTCCATGCTGGGCGCCAAGCTCCTGGTGCGGATGAAGAGCGAGCGCCTGCGCCAGATCTTCGTGGTCGTGGTGGTGTTCGCCGCCCTCCAGATGATGTGGCGCGGCCTCTCGGGGCTGTTTGGAGGGTGGCATGGCTAG
- a CDS encoding DUF1634 domain-containing protein — MARPGEHPMEHALARLLAFGVYLSAAIIFAGLGWSWAMRLAGHPRPEVDLSRVNPAAVPHTLPQLIHGIQAGDPIALMGLGILLLILTPTLRVVTSLVLFIKQRDWLYTLICTFVLAMLLIGMALGAHE; from the coding sequence ATGGCTAGGCCCGGCGAGCACCCCATGGAGCATGCGCTCGCGAGGCTGCTCGCGTTCGGCGTCTACCTGAGCGCCGCGATCATCTTCGCGGGGCTCGGCTGGTCCTGGGCCATGCGCCTGGCGGGCCACCCCCGCCCCGAGGTGGACCTGAGCCGGGTGAACCCCGCGGCGGTGCCGCACACCCTGCCGCAGCTGATCCACGGCATTCAGGCCGGCGACCCCATCGCCCTGATGGGCCTCGGCATCCTGCTTCTGATCCTCACCCCCACGCTGAGGGTCGTGACCTCGCTGGTGCTGTTCATCAAGCAGCGGGACTGGCTCTACACGCTCATCTGCACCTTCGTGCTCGCCATGCTCCTCATCGGGATGGCGCTGGGTGCCCACGAGTAA
- a CDS encoding glycerate kinase, whose protein sequence is MPDVVLVAPDTFKGSLSAREAAGAMARGWRSVRPQDEIHELPLSDGGEGVVETLVAATGGSVGWARVTDALGRPLRAPYARLADGKTVVVELSAAAGLVQVPVELRNPLLTTTRGVGKLIAAAWDEAPFARLILALGGSATVDAGVGLLQALGVRFLDAGGVELPPGGGALSRLAAIDASAAHPVLGAARIELAVDVSNPLLGPRGAAPVYAPQKGASVEQVRVLEAALARVAEVLERQFGVRVHERPGTGSAGGVPATLVAIARASVRPGFDLIAEAVGLDEALEGASLVITGEGSLDAQSFEGKVVGRLAERCRARGIPLFAIAGVLTPEGEALLAKAGGAALPLVAGPISLEAAMAKAEGLLEAAASRLARFTRGHPAPSR, encoded by the coding sequence ATGCCCGACGTCGTGCTCGTGGCCCCCGACACCTTCAAGGGCAGCCTCTCGGCGCGCGAGGCCGCGGGCGCCATGGCGCGGGGCTGGCGTAGCGTCCGCCCGCAGGACGAGATCCACGAGCTTCCCCTCTCGGACGGCGGCGAGGGGGTCGTCGAGACCCTGGTGGCGGCGACCGGGGGGAGCGTCGGCTGGGCCCGTGTCACCGACGCCCTGGGCCGCCCCCTGCGCGCCCCCTACGCTCGACTGGCGGACGGCAAGACGGTGGTGGTCGAGCTCTCGGCGGCAGCGGGCCTGGTGCAGGTGCCCGTCGAGCTCCGGAACCCCTTGCTCACCACCACGCGGGGGGTGGGAAAGCTCATCGCGGCGGCATGGGACGAGGCGCCCTTCGCTCGTCTCATCCTCGCGCTCGGGGGCAGCGCCACGGTGGATGCCGGGGTCGGCCTGCTGCAGGCCCTGGGCGTGCGCTTCCTCGACGCTGGCGGTGTCGAGCTGCCGCCGGGCGGTGGCGCCCTCTCGCGCCTCGCGGCCATCGACGCGAGCGCGGCGCATCCGGTGCTGGGCGCGGCGCGGATCGAGCTTGCGGTGGATGTCTCCAACCCGCTCCTGGGTCCGCGCGGGGCGGCCCCGGTCTACGCGCCCCAGAAGGGAGCGTCCGTCGAGCAGGTTCGAGTGCTGGAAGCGGCGCTTGCGCGGGTGGCCGAGGTGCTTGAACGCCAGTTCGGCGTGCGGGTTCACGAGCGGCCGGGCACGGGATCAGCAGGCGGCGTGCCGGCGACGCTGGTTGCGATCGCGAGGGCCTCCGTGCGCCCGGGCTTCGACCTCATCGCCGAGGCGGTCGGCCTGGATGAAGCCCTCGAAGGGGCGAGCCTCGTGATCACGGGCGAGGGGAGCCTGGATGCGCAGTCCTTCGAGGGCAAGGTGGTGGGTCGCCTCGCCGAGCGCTGCCGGGCGCGGGGGATCCCGCTCTTCGCGATCGCGGGCGTCCTCACCCCCGAGGGCGAGGCGCTGCTGGCGAAGGCGGGAGGAGCCGCCTTGCCGCTGGTGGCGGGCCCCATCTCGCTCGAGGCGGCGATGGCGAAGGCGGAGGGGCTGCTCGAGGCGGCCGCTTCACGCCTGGCACGGTTTACTCGTGGGCACCCAGCGCCATCCCGATGA
- the aroC gene encoding chorismate synthase: MPMRFLTAGESHGPIQLAVVEGYPAGVPLTPEPIDRELGRRQGGYGRGQRMKIEQDRVTFLSGVRNGLTTGAPITMQVPNRDHANWKLAMDASPVDPSDAARLEAIAAKRITKVRPGHADYPGARKYRLDDVRDVLERSSARETTARVMVGALAGVLLGEFGIRVASHVVEIGTVAADRERLDPDSLDALIEATETSPVRCADPEASARMVELIDRTRSAGDTLGGVIEVVATGLPVGLGSYAHWDRRLDGLLAQALMSIPAVKGVEVGLGFEAARRPGSQVHDPFYPGFERKTNRAGGLEGGVTSAQPLVLRLAMKPIPTLIHPLPSVHLDTGEAVEAHFERSDVCAVPAAGVVAEAMVRWTLACALLDKLGGDSLSETRDHFRTLFQETNRR; this comes from the coding sequence ATGCCCATGCGCTTCCTCACCGCCGGAGAATCCCACGGCCCCATCCAGCTCGCCGTGGTCGAGGGCTACCCCGCGGGCGTGCCGCTCACCCCGGAGCCCATCGACCGCGAGCTGGGGCGCCGCCAGGGCGGCTACGGCCGGGGCCAGCGCATGAAGATCGAGCAGGACCGCGTCACCTTCCTCTCGGGGGTCCGAAACGGCCTGACCACCGGCGCCCCTATCACCATGCAGGTGCCCAACCGGGACCACGCCAACTGGAAGCTCGCCATGGACGCCTCCCCGGTCGATCCTTCCGACGCGGCGCGACTCGAGGCGATCGCGGCCAAGCGCATCACCAAGGTCCGCCCCGGCCACGCCGACTACCCCGGCGCCCGCAAGTACCGCCTCGACGACGTGCGCGACGTGCTCGAGCGCTCGAGCGCCCGGGAGACGACCGCCCGGGTCATGGTCGGAGCCCTCGCGGGAGTGCTCCTCGGTGAGTTCGGCATCCGGGTCGCCTCGCACGTGGTCGAGATCGGCACCGTCGCGGCCGACCGGGAGCGCCTCGACCCCGACTCCCTCGACGCCCTGATCGAGGCGACGGAGACCTCGCCGGTGCGCTGCGCGGATCCCGAGGCGAGCGCGCGAATGGTCGAGCTGATCGACCGGACCCGCTCGGCGGGCGACACCCTGGGCGGCGTGATCGAGGTGGTCGCCACCGGCCTGCCCGTGGGGCTCGGCAGCTACGCCCATTGGGATCGCCGGCTCGACGGCCTCCTGGCCCAGGCCCTCATGAGCATCCCCGCGGTCAAGGGGGTGGAGGTGGGCCTCGGGTTCGAGGCCGCCAGGCGCCCCGGCTCGCAGGTCCACGACCCCTTCTACCCCGGCTTCGAGCGAAAGACCAACCGCGCCGGCGGCCTGGAGGGCGGGGTCACCAGCGCTCAGCCGCTCGTCCTGCGCCTGGCCATGAAGCCCATCCCGACCCTCATCCACCCCTTGCCGAGCGTCCACCTGGACACCGGCGAGGCCGTCGAGGCCCACTTCGAGCGCTCGGACGTCTGCGCGGTCCCCGCCGCCGGCGTCGTCGCCGAGGCCATGGTCCGCTGGACGCTCGCCTGCGCCCTGCTCGACAAGCTCGGCGGGGACTCCCTGTCCGAGACCCGGGACCACTTCCGCACCCTCTTCCAAGAGACCAACCGCCGATGA
- the aroQ gene encoding type II 3-dehydroquinate dehydratase: protein MTKILVLHGPNLNMLGAREPAIYGTTTLAQIDRGLEALAAELGVSITCRQSNHEGFLIDWIQAAPHEGYSGIVINPGGLTHTSVSLRDALAGAGLPVVEVHMSNTHAREEFRRHSFVSGIAKGVITGFGAESYRLGLRAMHRLLEP, encoded by the coding sequence ATGACCAAGATCCTCGTCCTCCACGGCCCCAACCTCAACATGCTCGGCGCGCGCGAGCCCGCCATCTACGGCACCACCACCCTCGCCCAGATCGACCGCGGCCTCGAGGCGCTCGCCGCCGAGCTGGGCGTGAGCATCACCTGCCGCCAGTCCAACCACGAGGGCTTCCTCATCGACTGGATCCAGGCCGCCCCGCACGAGGGCTACTCGGGCATCGTCATCAACCCGGGAGGCCTGACCCACACCAGCGTCAGCCTGCGCGACGCGCTCGCCGGAGCCGGCCTGCCCGTGGTCGAGGTCCACATGTCCAACACCCATGCCCGCGAGGAGTTCCGGCGCCATTCCTTCGTCTCGGGGATCGCCAAGGGCGTGATCACGGGCTTCGGCGCCGAGAGCTACCGGCTGGGCCTGCGCGCCATGCACCGCCTGCTCGAACCCTGA
- a CDS encoding Xaa-Pro peptidase family protein produces the protein MATRPTTPPQSRRLSALRRLFDAQDLDALLVTHLPNIRYLTGFTGTAAQLVVTRHACLLVVDFRYYRQAAREAPGCTPVQSHGAGFEDATVEAILLSGARRVGFESGHLTFWDHGRLEVRLGKAARLVPAGGQVEALRLVKDAHEIEALRTASRLTREALETVLAELRPDDTEASIAARLEARFRETSLEGAAFDTLVASGARSALIHARVSPRAVGKGEMLLIDCGASYHGYKADMSRTVMPGGKSRRFEAIEGAVREALEKVIAAIRPGAVLGELDAIARSALAEHGLGEAFVHGLGHGIGLEVHEEPWLVPGEQGVLAAGMAIAVEPGVYLEGWGGVRLEETILVTPKGCEVLTRGPRASGVTGVLSLD, from the coding sequence ATGGCGACACGCCCCACGACGCCCCCCCAGTCGCGCCGCCTGTCGGCGCTGCGCCGGCTCTTCGACGCGCAGGACCTGGATGCGCTGCTCGTCACCCATCTCCCCAACATCCGCTACCTGACGGGCTTCACCGGTACCGCCGCGCAGCTCGTCGTCACCCGCCATGCATGCCTGCTCGTGGTGGACTTCCGGTACTATCGGCAGGCCGCACGCGAGGCGCCGGGCTGCACCCCCGTCCAGTCCCACGGGGCGGGCTTCGAGGACGCCACCGTCGAGGCGATCCTGCTCTCGGGGGCCCGGCGCGTGGGCTTCGAGAGCGGTCACCTCACCTTCTGGGACCACGGCAGGCTCGAGGTCCGGCTGGGCAAGGCCGCGCGGCTCGTCCCCGCCGGCGGCCAGGTCGAGGCTCTGCGCCTCGTCAAGGACGCCCACGAGATCGAGGCCCTGCGCACCGCGAGCCGCCTGACCCGCGAGGCCCTCGAGACGGTCCTCGCCGAGCTGCGCCCCGACGACACCGAGGCCTCGATCGCAGCCCGGCTCGAGGCCCGGTTCCGCGAGACGAGCCTCGAGGGGGCCGCCTTCGACACCCTGGTCGCGAGCGGGGCGCGCTCGGCCCTGATCCACGCCCGCGTCAGCCCGCGCGCCGTGGGCAAGGGCGAGATGCTGCTCATCGACTGCGGGGCGTCCTACCATGGCTACAAGGCGGACATGAGTCGCACCGTCATGCCGGGGGGCAAGAGCAGGCGCTTCGAAGCGATCGAGGGCGCCGTGCGCGAGGCCCTCGAGAAGGTGATCGCGGCGATCCGCCCCGGGGCGGTGCTCGGCGAGCTGGATGCGATCGCCCGATCCGCGCTCGCCGAGCACGGGCTGGGCGAGGCCTTCGTCCACGGCCTGGGCCACGGGATCGGCCTCGAGGTCCACGAAGAGCCGTGGCTCGTCCCCGGCGAGCAGGGAGTTCTTGCCGCGGGAATGGCGATCGCCGTGGAGCCCGGCGTCTACCTGGAAGGGTGGGGAGGTGTCCGGCTCGAGGAGACGATCCTCGTCACCCCGAAAGGCTGCGAGGTCCTGACCCGAGGGCCCCGAGCGAGCGGGGTTACGGGTGTGCTATCATTGGACTGA
- the efp gene encoding elongation factor P — MISSNDLRPGTTIEMDGVAYTVVDFQHVKPGKGAAFVRTKLKNIKTGNTNEVTFRAGEKIAKANMEKKEYQYMYVTGDDFNFMDNETYDQVELSRDKLGDSAKWLKEGMQVEILYFQGAIMGVSIPNFVELEIIDTPPGVKGDTASGGGKPATLEGGAVVQVPFFVNQGDKIRVDTRTGEYLDRV; from the coding sequence ATGATCTCGTCGAACGACCTGCGCCCCGGCACGACCATCGAGATGGACGGTGTCGCCTACACCGTCGTGGATTTCCAGCACGTCAAGCCCGGCAAGGGCGCAGCCTTCGTGCGTACCAAGCTCAAGAACATCAAGACCGGCAACACCAACGAAGTCACCTTCCGCGCCGGCGAGAAGATCGCCAAGGCGAACATGGAGAAGAAGGAATACCAGTACATGTACGTGACTGGTGACGACTTCAACTTCATGGACAACGAGACCTACGACCAGGTCGAGCTCAGCCGCGACAAGCTCGGCGACTCCGCCAAGTGGCTCAAGGAAGGCATGCAGGTCGAGATCCTGTACTTCCAGGGCGCGATCATGGGCGTGAGCATCCCCAACTTCGTCGAGCTCGAGATCATCGACACCCCCCCCGGCGTCAAGGGCGACACCGCCTCGGGCGGCGGCAAGCCCGCGACCCTCGAGGGCGGCGCCGTCGTTCAGGTGCCCTTCTTCGTCAACCAGGGCGACAAGATCCGCGTCGACACCCGCACCGGCGAGTACCTCGACCGAGTTTAA
- the accB gene encoding acetyl-CoA carboxylase biotin carboxyl carrier protein, with amino-acid sequence MELGISDIRSLIELVDSSSIGELTLESGSVRLQLKKAVAPQPAVIAAPVQVAQAPVAAPVVAAAPAPAPAPAALAAPVEAAPSVARHVVKSPMVGTFYSAPSPDAKPYASVGDRVEAGQVMCIIEAMKLMNEIETEVAGTVSKVLVKNGEPVEFGQPLFEIE; translated from the coding sequence TTGGAACTCGGCATCTCCGACATCCGCTCCCTCATCGAACTCGTTGATTCCTCGTCCATCGGGGAGCTCACCCTCGAGAGCGGCAGCGTTCGCTTGCAGCTCAAGAAGGCCGTCGCCCCGCAGCCCGCGGTGATCGCAGCCCCCGTCCAGGTGGCCCAGGCTCCCGTGGCGGCTCCGGTCGTGGCCGCGGCCCCCGCGCCCGCCCCGGCCCCTGCCGCTCTTGCGGCCCCGGTCGAAGCGGCCCCCTCGGTCGCGCGCCACGTGGTCAAGTCGCCCATGGTCGGGACCTTCTACAGCGCGCCCTCGCCCGACGCCAAGCCCTACGCCTCGGTCGGCGATCGCGTCGAGGCCGGCCAGGTGATGTGCATCATCGAGGCCATGAAGCTGATGAACGAGATCGAGACCGAGGTCGCGGGCACCGTCTCCAAGGTCCTGGTCAAGAACGGCGAGCCCGTCGAGTTCGGGCAGCCCCTGTTCGAGATCGAGTAG
- the accC gene encoding acetyl-CoA carboxylase biotin carboxylase subunit, translating into MFRKILIANRGEIALRVLRACEELGIKTVVVYSEADRDSLPVKLADEAYCIGPAQSPQSYLNIPNIISAAVVSGAEAIHPGYGFLAENARFAQICQDHGIKFIGPSADVIEGMGDKINAKDLMKRAGVPTVPGTDGPIEDMAEATRLAEEMGFPVIIKAAAGGGGRGMRIVQHPGQFQEQADLAQQEAVASFGNGAVYLEKYLEEPRHIEFQVIMDQRGNAIHLGERDCSVQRRHQKLLEEAPSPSLTPELRERMGKDAIKAVTALAYEGVGTVEFLLDKHGNYYFMEINTRIQVEHPVTELISRVDLVQEQIRIAAGAPLSLKQEDVRLMGHAIECRINAEDPDKGFRPSPGTITAYLTPGGPGVRVDSHVYPGYTIPPYYDSMVAKLVVWAEDRPKAIARMQRALGEYAITGVKTTIPLHQKILDNAFFRKGEVYTNFLPRRILGG; encoded by the coding sequence GTGTTTCGCAAGATCCTGATCGCCAACCGCGGCGAGATCGCCCTGCGCGTCCTGCGCGCCTGCGAGGAGCTCGGCATCAAGACGGTCGTCGTCTACAGCGAGGCCGACCGCGACAGCCTGCCGGTCAAGCTCGCGGACGAGGCCTACTGCATCGGCCCGGCCCAGTCGCCCCAGAGCTACCTCAACATCCCGAACATCATCTCGGCGGCCGTCGTCTCGGGCGCCGAGGCCATCCACCCGGGCTACGGCTTCCTGGCCGAGAACGCGCGCTTCGCCCAGATCTGCCAGGACCACGGCATCAAGTTCATCGGGCCCAGCGCCGACGTCATCGAGGGAATGGGCGACAAGATCAACGCCAAGGACCTCATGAAGCGCGCCGGGGTGCCCACGGTGCCCGGCACCGACGGCCCCATCGAGGACATGGCCGAGGCCACGCGCCTGGCCGAGGAGATGGGCTTCCCCGTCATCATCAAGGCGGCCGCGGGCGGCGGCGGGCGCGGCATGCGCATCGTCCAGCACCCCGGCCAGTTCCAGGAGCAGGCGGATCTCGCGCAGCAGGAGGCGGTCGCTTCCTTCGGCAACGGCGCGGTCTACCTCGAGAAGTACCTGGAAGAGCCCCGCCACATCGAGTTCCAGGTGATCATGGACCAGCGCGGCAACGCCATCCACCTGGGCGAGCGCGACTGCTCGGTCCAGCGCCGTCACCAGAAGCTGCTCGAGGAGGCCCCCTCGCCGTCGCTCACCCCCGAGCTGCGCGAGAGGATGGGCAAGGACGCCATCAAGGCCGTGACCGCGCTCGCCTACGAGGGCGTGGGCACCGTCGAGTTCCTGCTCGACAAGCACGGCAACTACTACTTCATGGAGATCAACACCCGCATCCAGGTGGAGCACCCGGTCACCGAGCTGATCTCGCGGGTGGATCTCGTCCAGGAGCAGATCCGCATCGCCGCGGGCGCCCCCCTCTCGCTCAAGCAGGAGGACGTGCGCCTGATGGGTCACGCCATCGAGTGCCGCATCAACGCGGAGGACCCGGACAAGGGCTTCCGCCCGAGCCCCGGCACGATCACGGCCTACCTGACGCCGGGCGGCCCCGGCGTGCGCGTCGACTCCCACGTCTACCCCGGCTACACCATCCCGCCGTACTACGACTCGATGGTCGCCAAGCTCGTCGTCTGGGCCGAGGACAGGCCCAAGGCGATCGCGCGCATGCAGCGCGCGCTCGGCGAGTACGCCATCACCGGGGTCAAGACCACCATCCCGCTCCACCAGAAGATCCTGGATAACGCATTCTTCCGCAAGGGGGAGGTCTACACCAACTTCCTGCCCCGGCGGATCCTCGGAGGTTAG